Proteins from a single region of Novosphingobium sp. CECT 9465:
- a CDS encoding CHAT domain-containing protein yields the protein MKTSINALAIALSIIGTPVHAAEKPEQPLSVRNSFRIGTGGVTCTAQNAPLDARLGGIFDRGYRLSCRDAAGAIGTMIAVRRDVALGQEPSGLAGVALDCGALGAVVIPDFGRADAVNCRDHKAGVDYKRYAVKNGNKTYFVEGLAGYDPALRLALASAVRDKSVPGEIRVATTEVSDPAAFARVQAGQLDRLGARDEGYLRNNGGRFAESAEFFETLAIRDRSSGGVGLGEALANQGLQQSNLGNFSAADRLFSQASAAAYSSDGVTQRLIRNYKAINRLNQRRPVAALKELAADVTAVSASFDRASLSAGLINMPLAEELNRENAALRRLGAADPGLSDTERAEILDAQADALRATAARLQGKFDLAVAGFQTAGARIDAVRGGRIASAGWLRSEIQIELALLAEAQGRKSDAGAAFDRAIRIIAAAFPQSPALLSAQARKAGWLGRSGDEPGALALYAKVVEDSQQVPDAGATLRELLGPYFGLLAKQGDGAASQAVFAASQILQRPGVAQTQAVLARQLSEGNDEAAALFRLSVARSREIARIEATLTALGTVAQPTAQETAALKAAQENLASLQRDQTGLVSKLAAYPRYNVLAPKSVDLPELQGALKQGEAYYKLMIVGDHVYSLFATPTSAQLFDTGLTPDTLARSVQDIRDTIVKVVNGQQTNYPFDLVKSRALFGTLFGPVEGQLPQVKHLIFEPDGGMLQLPPTVLVTGDKGIAEYDKRMESPDGDPFDFTGVEWLGRGREVSIAVSSRGFLDLRKLAASTAPRNYLGLGRNAKPTARPLTAVADECDWPLATWQNPISADELIYAQRKLSVGGSAVLTEAAFNDSALLAATDLDQYRVLHFATHGLVTAPRADCPARPALVTSFGDMGSDGLLSFREIFDLRLNADLVILSACDTAGMATVAASREAGVTTGGNYALDGLVRAFVGAGARSVIASHWPVPDDFDATKRLIGGVIESAPGQELSDALSSAQEKLMDDPNTSHPFYWAAFIVLGDGSKPLVAGTKPMASPTATR from the coding sequence ATGAAGACCTCCATCAACGCCCTGGCGATTGCACTTTCGATCATCGGTACCCCGGTTCATGCTGCCGAGAAACCGGAACAGCCGCTGTCGGTGCGCAACTCATTCCGCATCGGCACCGGCGGGGTTACCTGCACTGCGCAGAATGCACCGCTCGACGCGCGGCTGGGCGGGATTTTCGACCGCGGCTATCGGCTGAGCTGCCGCGATGCTGCGGGCGCCATCGGGACGATGATCGCCGTGCGCCGCGATGTCGCGCTGGGGCAGGAACCGTCGGGCCTGGCCGGAGTGGCGCTTGATTGTGGCGCGCTGGGTGCCGTGGTGATTCCCGATTTCGGTCGGGCCGATGCGGTCAACTGCCGCGATCACAAGGCCGGTGTCGATTACAAGAGATATGCGGTAAAGAACGGAAACAAAACATATTTTGTTGAAGGCTTGGCAGGGTACGATCCGGCCTTGCGACTTGCGCTTGCCAGCGCCGTCCGCGACAAGTCCGTGCCCGGTGAAATTCGCGTTGCCACAACTGAAGTCAGCGATCCGGCCGCCTTTGCCCGTGTGCAGGCAGGACAACTCGACCGGCTTGGCGCGCGCGACGAAGGATACTTGCGCAACAACGGCGGGCGATTTGCCGAATCCGCGGAATTTTTCGAAACGCTGGCCATCCGCGACCGTTCGTCGGGCGGTGTCGGGCTGGGCGAAGCACTTGCCAATCAGGGATTGCAGCAATCCAATCTTGGCAATTTCAGCGCCGCCGATCGGCTGTTCTCGCAGGCAAGCGCCGCGGCATACAGCAGCGACGGGGTGACCCAGCGCCTGATCCGCAATTACAAGGCGATCAATCGGCTCAACCAGCGCCGTCCGGTGGCCGCGCTCAAGGAACTGGCAGCGGACGTGACTGCTGTCAGCGCATCGTTTGATCGTGCCAGCTTGTCGGCAGGCCTGATCAACATGCCTCTGGCCGAAGAGCTGAACCGTGAGAACGCGGCATTGCGGCGTCTTGGTGCAGCCGATCCTGGTCTGTCGGATACCGAACGCGCCGAAATTCTCGATGCACAGGCCGATGCCCTGCGCGCCACGGCGGCCCGCCTGCAAGGCAAGTTCGATCTTGCCGTTGCAGGCTTCCAGACGGCAGGAGCGCGGATTGATGCGGTGCGCGGGGGGCGGATCGCATCGGCGGGCTGGCTGCGTTCGGAAATCCAGATCGAACTCGCCTTGCTGGCTGAGGCGCAGGGGCGCAAGTCCGATGCCGGGGCGGCATTCGATCGTGCAATCCGCATCATCGCCGCTGCGTTTCCGCAATCGCCTGCGTTGCTTTCGGCACAAGCGCGCAAGGCCGGATGGCTGGGGCGGTCCGGCGATGAGCCGGGTGCATTGGCGCTTTACGCAAAGGTAGTCGAGGACAGCCAACAGGTCCCCGATGCAGGTGCAACATTGCGTGAATTGCTTGGGCCATATTTCGGCTTGCTGGCAAAGCAGGGCGATGGTGCCGCTTCACAGGCGGTGTTTGCAGCATCACAAATCCTGCAGCGCCCAGGCGTTGCACAGACTCAGGCCGTGCTGGCCCGCCAATTGTCTGAAGGCAATGACGAAGCCGCCGCGCTGTTCCGCCTGTCAGTCGCCCGCAGCCGCGAAATCGCGCGGATCGAGGCTACGTTGACCGCGCTTGGCACTGTTGCCCAACCCACCGCGCAGGAAACGGCTGCGCTGAAAGCGGCGCAGGAAAATCTGGCTTCCCTGCAACGCGACCAGACCGGCCTGGTCAGCAAGCTGGCCGCCTATCCGCGCTACAACGTGCTTGCGCCAAAAAGCGTCGATCTTCCCGAATTGCAGGGTGCGCTCAAGCAGGGCGAGGCCTATTACAAGCTGATGATCGTTGGCGATCACGTTTACAGTCTGTTCGCAACGCCCACATCGGCGCAGCTTTTCGATACCGGGCTGACGCCCGACACGCTTGCAAGATCGGTTCAGGACATCCGCGATACGATCGTGAAGGTCGTGAACGGGCAACAGACCAATTACCCGTTCGATCTCGTCAAATCCCGCGCGCTTTTTGGCACCTTGTTCGGTCCGGTCGAGGGCCAGTTGCCACAAGTCAAACACCTGATCTTCGAACCCGATGGCGGTATGCTGCAACTTCCGCCGACGGTGCTGGTCACTGGCGACAAGGGCATTGCCGAATACGACAAGCGCATGGAAAGCCCCGATGGCGATCCGTTCGATTTCACCGGGGTCGAATGGCTGGGCAGGGGGCGCGAAGTTTCGATCGCGGTCAGTTCGCGGGGGTTCCTCGATCTGCGGAAGCTGGCCGCATCCACGGCACCGCGCAATTATCTGGGCCTTGGACGCAATGCCAAGCCGACCGCGCGCCCGCTGACGGCGGTGGCCGACGAATGCGACTGGCCGCTCGCCACATGGCAGAACCCGATCTCCGCCGATGAACTGATCTATGCCCAGCGCAAGCTGAGCGTCGGCGGCAGCGCGGTGCTGACCGAGGCAGCGTTCAATGATAGCGCGCTTCTGGCCGCCACCGATCTTGACCAGTATCGCGTGTTGCACTTCGCCACGCACGGCCTGGTCACCGCGCCGCGCGCCGATTGCCCGGCACGCCCCGCGCTGGTCACCAGCTTTGGCGATATGGGTTCCGATGGCCTGCTCAGTTTCCGGGAAATCTTCGACCTGCGGCTGAATGCCGACCTCGTGATTCTTTCGGCCTGCGATACAGCAGGCATGGCCACAGTCGCCGCCAGCCGCGAGGCGGGCGTCACCACCGGGGGCAATTATGCGCTCGACGGCCTTGTCCGTGCATTCGTTGGCGCAGGCGCGCGCTCGGTCATCGCCAGCCACTGGCCGGTGCCTGATGATTTCGATGCGACCAAGCGGCTGATTGGCGGGGTCATCGAATCCGCGCCGGGTCAGGAACTGTCTGACGCGCTTTCATCCGCGCAGGAAAAGCTGATGGACGATCCCAACACGTCGCATCCGTTCTACTGGGCGGCGTTCATCGTGCTGGGTGATGGTTCCAAACCGCTGGTGGCGGGAACCAAGCCCATGGCAAGCCCGACGGCAACGCGATAA